A window of Ptychodera flava strain L36383 chromosome 1, AS_Pfla_20210202, whole genome shotgun sequence contains these coding sequences:
- the LOC139143896 gene encoding HORMA domain-containing protein 1-like, whose product MAVATAVRSKNKEKTGNWSSIFPQEQLLETQSALFVKKLLAVAISNITYLRAIFPEHAFGDRCLEDLNLKILRDDSACPGACKLIKWVKGCFDALDKKYLRAVILGIFVDPETPESLIESYTFKFDYQNKGGMTIYRNDKKVASAYSESQTKKATIILLRTIIVLTQSLKSLPDNVFMTMKLLYYDDLTPADYEPPGFKAAESDKFNYDIEPMNIKVGDVQTNSNSKKYP is encoded by the exons ATGGCAGTAGCGACCGCGGTACGTTCGAAGAATAAAGAGAAAACAGGAAAT TGGTCAAGTATCTTTCCGCAAGAACAGCTGTTAGAAACACAGTCAGCACTTTTTGTCAAGAAGCTCCTTGCTGTAGCTATTTCTAATATAACCTACCTACGAGCAATTTTCCCAGAACATGCCTTTGGAGATAGGTGCCTTGAAG ATCTTAATTTGAAGATTCTCAGAGATGACAGTGCATGTCCTGGTGCCTGTAAACTTATCAAGTGGGTTAAAGGATGTTTTGATGCTCTGGATAAGAAATAT CTACGAGCTGTCATTCTTGG GATATTTGTCGATCCAGAAACTCCTGAG AGTTTGATTGAATCCTACACATTCAAATTTGATTACCAAAACAAAGGAGGAATGACAATCTACAG GAATGACAAGAAAGTAGCAAGTGCATACAGTGAAAGCCAAACCAAGAAAGCTACCATTATCCTGCTGAGAACAATCATTGTTCTGACACAGTCACTGAAATCACTGCCTGATAATGTCTTCATGACAATGAAACTTCTGTATTATGATGATT TAACACCAGCAGACTATGAACCACCAGGCTTCAAAGCTGCAGAGTCTGATAAATTCAACTATGATATTGAACCAATGAACATCAAAGTTGGTGATGTCCAAACA AACAGTAACAGCAAAAAATACCCATGA
- the LOC139134805 gene encoding uncharacterized protein — protein sequence MKDGEEEGKDEDEEVEDVVEDGNETLVSTSGLDKDDEKDVDEEMQEEEDGVALELESLNQESQEALKTEKKKSEEPAVCADVPIGSPAKPGARETASTPASQVSNLDNDEQCITRCPCGCNEEDGLMINCEACNYWQHAICFGMLEEDEVPDVHICDLCADANIPDRKPTDYTLYGMKPVNIQAMCLWRRALLACTEINRLIVPQFAKRLGVEISVAHGLVNRLQKEKFVIAPNKGKRLGKIVRKEKVLEEGYKMYCKRASTPEEAEEMMETKENSPKQDSQRPQERDSQKRKQDDEMEELAQRASTMDVSGKPGHGRKVEKPKRLQELISQRQVRHSPRLQKRKFEESRKIVSTADHSEYEISNSQDMDDFSMNRTSKRRKASTVTRTIMV from the exons ATGAAAGATGGAGAAGAAGAAGGAAAAGATGAAGATGAGGAAGTTGAAGATGTTGTAGAAGATGGAAATGAAACACTGGTCAGCACGTCAGGTCTGGACAAAGATGATGAAAAAGATGTAGACGAAGAGATGCAAGAG gAGGAAGATGGAGTGGCCCTGGAACTTGAATCCCTCAATCAGGAATCACAGGAGGCATTGAAGACAGAAAAGAAGAAATCTGAGGAACCAGCAGTATGTGCTGATGTACCAATAGGAAGTCCTGCAAAACCAG GAGCTAGAGAAACAGCTTCAACACCAGCATCACAGGTCAGTAACTTGGATAATGATGAGCAGTGTATAACCAGGTGTCCCTGTGGATGTAATGAG GAGGATGGGTTGATGATAAACTGTGAAGCCTGTAACTACTGGCAACATGCCATTTGTTTTGGAATGCTGGAAGAAGATGAAGTTCCTGATGTCCATATCTGTGATCTCTGTGCTGAT GCTAACATACCTGATAGAAAACCAACTGATTATACCCTGTATGGAATGAAGCCAGTCAACATCCAAGCCATGTGTTTGTGGCGTAGAGCACTACTGGCCTGCACTGAGATCAACCGACTCATTGTACCACAATTTGCTAAAAGACTAGGAGTTGAAATCAGTGTGGCTCATGGACTGGTCAACCGACTGCAGAAGGAGAAATTTGTCATTGCACCCAATAAAGGGAAAAG gCTTGGTAAGATAGTAAGGAAAGAGAAAGTCTTGGAAGAAGgttacaaaatgtactgtaaGAGAGCTAGTACACCAGAGGAAGCCGAGGAAATGATGGAAACCAAGGAAAATTCACCAAAGCAAGACTCTCAGAGACCGCAAGAAAGGGATTCACAGAAAAGGAAACAAGATGATGAG ATGGAAGAATTGGCACAGAGAGCATCAACAATGGACGTGTCAGGAAAACCTGGCCATGGCAGGAAAGTAGAAAAGCCAAAGAGACTTCAGGAACTCATATCACAACGACAG GTCCGTCACAGTCCGCGGCTGCAAAAACGCAAGTTTGAAGAGAGCAGGAAGATAGTGTCTACTGCTGATCAT TCAGAGTATGAGATCTCCAACAGCCAAGATATGGATGACTTCTCGATGAACAGAACCAGTAAGAGACGTAAAGCAAGTACCGTTACCAGAACTATCATGGTCTAG